atctaaaataaatgttcttAATATTTGAATGTCTAAAGcaagggtcaccaatctcagttcAGGAGGGCCAGTGTTtggctctaacttgcctcaacacacctgcctgggtgtttcaagtatacctagtaagaccttgactagcttgttcaggtgtgtttgattagggttggagctaaaatctgcaggacaccggccctccaggaacaagtttggtgacccctggtctaaagtaAACACAAGGAATTGTATAAAGCTACAATTACAGTACAGTTTATAAagcaaatgaacgaatgaatgtttgTTGTAGCTTCTGAGGGctgcacgttcgcctcacagcaagaaggttgccagctggcattgctgtgtggagtttgcatgttctccccgtgtttgcgtgtgtttcctccgggtgctccggtttcccccacaagtccagacacacgccgtacaggtgaattgagtaagctaaattgtccgtagtgtatgtgtgtgcatgagtgtgtatggatgtttccaagagatgagttgaaactggaagggcatccgctgcgtaaaaacatatgctggataagttggcggttcattccgctgtggcgaccgcagtttaataaagggactaagccgaaaagaaaatgaatgaatgtagcttCTGATCACACTGTAAAACAAGCGATGACTCTTAAATCAAATACTTACATTGCAAAAACGAACATTAAACAAACTATTTTCTAAATAATCGCTGAACGAAGTGAATATTTGACTGAAACAAATAAATCTGCAAATATTACGTGACCCCAATGAACCCAAGCCTGCTCTTGTTTTAGCCATTATATCACATAATTTTGTTCAGTAACAAGCctgtattgaggtaaagttagttgtatattcacacattcagactttttcctcattaatataatttcacaaaaatatttttttgcaaattgtGAATGGTCATATTAGCAGAAAATGACtctcaaagtacaacattgttcagtgaaataaatagtgctaatgttgttttcaagtcacacttgcatgtgatttcagacccaatattcaaagatagaggtaaagttggttttatattcggatgttcagacattctccttaataatataatttcaggaaaGTATCCTTTGCTAattttaaatagggaaatcatattagcagccaatgattatcaaagtacattgtttacagtgaattagatagtggtaatgttgttttgaagtcatacttgcatgctaattccaatcgaatattcaaagtaacatggtaaacaatatagggagcatgtcaccagttgtcactgaatgaatgtgcgaacataaaaccaattttacctcaatcAAGCCTGTTTTATTTAGCATCTCCAGTTGATGGATGTAAAATTAAACACGTTTTGATATTATaactggaaaacaaaacaaagactatTTTTGTACGACGTTTATTTTCAGATGTGCAACATTTAATACCACGAGTTTTATTATTTAGACCATTCTACTTCTATTTGAGAGCTTTATTTTATGATGGGGAGATTTGAGAGATTTTAAAAGCCGAAATCAACACACAATTCAAAACAGACACGATTATCTGTGTATCTTTTTGTCGCGTGCTACAAAAGCTAACGATACCAAGTATTGCTAAGCTCATAAACACTCCAGACATACCTTCCTCTTCGTCATCATCAACATCCCTCTCTCGTTTCACGCCTCTGATcatattttaaggtaaataaaaaCTATAGTTCAAGTAAATTCAGCGCTGAATGAACGCACTGTGAACGCGTTCCAAAACTCCCGCTTACACTTCCGCTCAGAACAGGATGGCTGACAAGCACTAAACCCGGGATCGAAACACAGCAGAATGCGTAAACAAACACCGTATGGTGTTACTTTGATCTCTCACGCCCTATTGtatgattataattatatttttaacttaaaacgtaaaatttgttttaaagatgagcAGAAAAAAATCTGACTAAATTGTTTTGTGGGGGGGAACACAAACAAACTCGGGTGTCGCTTTTTGTCGGACAACGCTTTTGAATCACCGACCCCCATTGAGTAGCGGCGAGATGTTGTAAAGAGAATGTTTGTAGATAAATGTGCTAAAATGAATTCATTTCgggaataatttcatttaaagagCAGAAACCATGGAGGTTATCCGCGATGGGGAGGGGGAGAGTGTTAAATATAAGCCCGGTGGTCGTTTGGACATGAGCCACGGCTTTCTGAAGCACATCAGGAGGAATCAGATCGCCAGGTTTCTGTCCACAACAACACTCACTAGTAGAAGAAAAAcacttatattattaataatgagcaTTTTAGCGGTGCAATGTGAGCCTTTAGAAAGTCTTTAAACATGTCAGCAAATATTTCTACTTTCTAAATATATCTGACAAGATTTTAGGGCTGTCAAAACTGTTGTGAATGTCATTTTAGTGAGTATTTTTATtagtcataatttaaaaaaaatgtatggaagTCACTTTTTATTGTtcacaaaaagaaataaaactcagCAGGACATATTCCAATGAATTTAACCTCAATTTGAAACACATTTAGCTGAATGTAAAAGCTAAATATCAATAACGAACAACATATAAACCTGTTTTGTCCATAAATTGCATTTTAACATAAATAATCTTTGTCATCATTATATATGATAaatattcattcgtttgttttctgcttagtctctattaatcaggggttgccacagcggaatgaaccaccaacttatccagcatatgttttacgcagcggatgcccttccagctgcaacccatacactctaattcacaaatacatacattacggacaatttagcttacccaattcacctatagtgcatgtcttacGACTTgtctgggaaaccggagcacccggaggaagcccatgccaacatggtgagaacatgcaaactgcacacagaaatgccaactgattcagccgaggctggaacccgcgaccttcttgctgtgaggcgacagccctaccCACTGCACCGCCCAGTGTCTGCTATTGTTTCAAATAACATTTGTGTACAATAAATGTTAGCATATGtcaaaaataaacagaattattcataaaaaatagCTTATCCTGACCTGTGCTTAATTATATAACCGTATTGTAATTTTAATGgttatactttaaatatattatacaataaaaatGGTCATACTAACATTCATTGTATATTACATGGTTAAAAGCTTATTGCTTTTAAAACCGAATGGTTTAAAAATTGCATAGaaatataaagtattttaaatgacaATCATTTAGTACTTAGGGGCAGCGTTGTGataataaacattgttttaatatgTCAAAAGATAATTCTTGTCTTAAATTAGAATTTTGCCATTTTAATGTGATATTATTggatgtgtttattaaaacatggTAAATATACAATAGTCATCATTATTTTTCAGGGATGATTATGACAGAGAGGTGAAACAGGCCAAGGAGAAACAGAGGAGAAGACACACCAACACCCCGCGCCGTCCCCGAAGACCCGACCGACAGGTCTACCACCCGCGCATTCGGAGTAAGTTACATATAGGGATTGGGCAATTTAACTGAAATGCCTAGTTTTAGACCACAAAGGTTTAGTATGGTGTATGACCTCTTTTTCCAGCCAATTGGTCTTGGGAAtcacagatacaagtcctgcacagtagCCAGAGTGATTTTGAGCCATtctgcagaatagtggccaggccGATGATGCTGGTAgaggaaaacgtttcctgactcgctcctccaaaacactccAAAGTgactcaataatatttaggtctggagactgtgcaggccatgggagatgttcaacttcactttcatgtccatcaaaccactctgtcaccagtcttgctgtgtgcattgatgcattatcatcctgatgcAAGTGACCGCCTTCAGCACACAATGTTTAAACCATTGGATACACatgtcctccagaatggttgggtagtccttggcagtgacccagcgcccatctagcacaagtattgggcctagggaatgccatgatattgcagcccaaaccatcactgaccgTCCCCTATGCttcatgcaacagtctgggtgctacacttctttggggcttctccacactgtaactttCCCAGAtctgggaaagacagtgaaggtggactcatcagagaactcTACATGTTTCACATGGTGCACCGGCCAAGATTTTTGCTGTGGGCACAATTGAAACTGACGTTTAGCATTTGCATAAGTTACCAAGGGTTTGGCTATATCAgccggccatgtatattgaccatGTGAAGCTCCCTACCAACAGTTTTGATGGAAACAGGAGAGCCgaagtgcacatttaattctgcagtgagttgggcagctgtggttttatgtttttcgGAAACAATCCAGGTTAGCAAAGTTAGACATCCCTTTCACACAGCTTcctccacagttactcctgttggatgtggttcgtTCTTGGTGGTTTGCTGATATTATGGATAGCATGGCTCTTGATTCATCACAAAAACTTGCCGTCTTCGTCACAGATGCGCCAGAGAGACGTGCACCAACAATGTGTCCTCTTTTGAAATCCGATATGTCACCCATAAtattgtgtgcattgcaatatttttgctATTAAACCTTTACACTCTGCTCATACTGGTGTACTGAatatcaatgaagattggcctgCTCAAAATTTAGTCGTGAATCCTTCAACACTAAATTGACCagtgttttaatttcattgttcAACCCCCTGCATGTAGAATCTTGTTTGTAATTTTAGCATGTAAATAGTGGTTTCCAAAGGTTTTGATTTAAAACCCACACTGCTGAAAATGTGGGAGTGTAACTTTCCTTTCCAGCATATGAATCAAACACTGGGCTAAATGTTTTATCATTAGCCAAAttactaattaaatttttttgcataatGCTAGTTTAGATTATATGGTGGTTTGACTTTTTTTGGCATTTAACATGAGAACAGGCATCCAATCTATTCAATTAGTGCTTTAGACTAATCGGACAGTGCCAGTTTTTTACattacaaatttaataaaaaaaaaattacaggttaaaataataaaatcatttgtacaaataaaatatttttaaaaattaagaacaTTAACCAATACAGAGAGAGTCATTTGAGCAATAACTAGCTACATACCCATTTGTAATAGTAGTGGTATGTAAATATAATGGGCTAGGTTGGTAAAGTggcttttaaaatgttaaagggatagtttacccaaagcttttttttttttttttacaaatcctcatcatttactcacactcaagtggttgtaaCATTTTACGAACataacatttgtaacatttttattagcAAACCAAATGGATTAACATCAATATAACCAAAAATAGtggtcaatggctgtttttgtccaacatttttcaaaatatcttctgtgttcaacagaagaaagaaactcaaaagatttggaacaagtagaggatgagtaaatgatgacagatcttttttttctattgatcAAATGTCTGGGTTGTATTTTGCTTATTGTTAATACACTCGTTGTTTCAGATGGGTCTGAGCCGGGTGTGAATGCAGAAGCAGAGGACTGGAACGAGAGCAGCTCAGGCACAGAGATGGAAAACACTGGCACTGAGTTATTCTGGCTGGATTATCAGGCCGACAGCGGGAAAATTACATCATTCATCGTTCACAAGGTTTGTACTGAGATTCTAGTGACACAATGATTTCTCAAGGTGTTAGTATTTATTAAAGATTTGTCAGCATGAAACAGAGATTGTGTTAGTAATTTCATCACTATTGCGACTTTTGGTGGATCTCATGTGAGCAACCAGTAAACAAAATACTGCAATGTTTGGATTTCATGGGGAGTTTAGCCATATATAATCAgcatttgtttaatatatatatatacagtgttcaaaataaatgagttcaccccatatgaaaatgaacatttttatcaatttctcagtgaatataggtgaatatatatatatatatatatatatatatatatatatatatatatatatatatatatatatatatatatatatatatatatatatatatataatatgtgtgtgtgtgtgtgtgtgtgtataatatatatatatatatatatatatatatatatatatatatatatatatatatacatgcatacatatatatatatatatatatatatatatatatatatatatatatatatatatatatatatatatatatgtatgtatgtatgtatgtatgtatgtatctatgtatatgtatatatatatatatatatatatatatatatatatatatatatatatatatatatatatatgtatgtatgtatatacatacgtacacacacacacacacacacacacacacacacacacacacacacacacacacatatatatatacatatacatatacatatatatatatatatatatatatacatatatatatacatatatatatatatatatatatatatatatatatatatatatatatatatatacatatacatatatatatacatatatatatatacatgtgtgtgtgtgtatatatacacatatatatatatatatatgtatatatatatatatatatatatacatatatatatatgtatatatgtatatatatatatatacatatatatttgtgtatatatatatatatatatatatatatatttgtatatatatatatatatatatatatatatatatatatatatata
This Danio aesculapii chromosome 5, fDanAes4.1, whole genome shotgun sequence DNA region includes the following protein-coding sequences:
- the c5h2orf68 gene encoding UPF0561 protein C2orf68 homolog, producing the protein MEVIRDGEGESVKYKPGGRLDMSHGFLKHIRRNQIARDDYDREVKQAKEKQRRRHTNTPRRPRRPDRQVYHPRIRNGSEPGVNAEAEDWNESSSGTEMENTGTELFWLDYQADSGKITSFIVHKEDKPEVIVERVAEKNVLDSSMRAALLARVGQEMNKRCDKC